In one window of Desulfovibrio sp. DNA:
- a CDS encoding sulfite exporter TauE/SafE family protein, translated as MSTLAYLNFILYYQLINLKKSGAVVANDAATLCIWSVCMFILLALVAILVGALIGTVGVGGILLIPALNELANLPIQVAMGTALFSFIFTGVLGTWLYQRHGSIDWGITVPVCLGALLSGYVGALCNGYATPRLLEILLGSVIIFAGVYALLPACKKSAEHHPRRRLPLLLGIGALVGFGSGLTGVGGPVLSVPLMVILGFAPLTAIATSQVIQITAALSGTLGNVSNGAINFTVAAWVTVLELVGVILGAGMAHTVSTATLKKTVSVVCILVGGFILTRALIQS; from the coding sequence ATGTCTACTCTGGCATACCTAAATTTTATTCTTTACTATCAGCTTATTAATCTAAAAAAATCTGGCGCGGTAGTTGCTAATGATGCGGCAACATTATGTATTTGGAGCGTATGCATGTTTATTCTTCTAGCCTTGGTAGCCATTCTCGTGGGCGCGCTTATTGGCACGGTCGGTGTAGGTGGTATCCTGCTCATTCCCGCCCTAAACGAACTCGCCAACCTTCCCATTCAGGTGGCCATGGGAACGGCCTTGTTCAGCTTCATTTTCACCGGAGTGCTGGGCACATGGCTATACCAGCGCCACGGGAGCATCGACTGGGGCATTACGGTTCCCGTCTGCCTCGGGGCGCTCCTGTCAGGCTATGTTGGGGCTCTGTGCAATGGCTACGCCACGCCGCGCCTACTGGAGATCCTGCTGGGCAGCGTCATCATTTTTGCCGGTGTCTACGCGCTGTTACCTGCCTGCAAAAAATCCGCAGAACATCATCCTCGGCGGCGGCTCCCTCTGTTGCTGGGTATAGGCGCATTGGTGGGCTTCGGTTCAGGGCTCACTGGTGTGGGCGGCCCCGTTCTTTCAGTACCACTTATGGTCATACTGGGGTTCGCCCCATTGACGGCTATCGCCACAAGTCAGGTCATTCAGATCACGGCGGCGCTTTCCGGCACACTGGGCAATGTTTCCAACGGAGCCATCAATTTTACAGTCGCGGCATGGGTGACGGTGCTGGAACTCGTGGGCGTAATTCTAGGCGCAGGTATGGCTCATACCGTGTCTACTGCAACCTTAAAAAAGACGGTTTCGGTGGTGTGCATACTCGTCGGTGGTTTCATCCTGACGAGGGCATTAATACAATCTTAA
- a CDS encoding LysR substrate-binding domain-containing protein: MRRKIPSTTSLMAFEAAARHGSFARAADELFLTEGAISRQIGRLEAFLGVTLFQRIGNRVRLLPSGERYAKQVREVLDRLDRDSLYLMGQPHDGANLDIATIPTFAMRWLIPRLSRFQQKHPNITVHLAERMEPFVLAGSGFDAAIHFEHPAWTGMRTHRLLSEVLVPVCCPDLLKESPGGATLDSIPRLHRRQNPDAWQRYAQETGIPLSNPAIGACYDLHSMLIEAALAGLGVALVPRLYVENELAQGRLVAPWPEGKTISKTFCLILPESIELSGEPVQAFARWILGEANTS; encoded by the coding sequence ATGCGCCGGAAGATTCCTAGCACCACTTCACTCATGGCATTCGAGGCTGCTGCGCGTCATGGCAGCTTCGCTCGTGCAGCAGATGAACTATTTCTAACCGAAGGAGCAATCAGTCGTCAGATTGGTCGTTTGGAAGCATTTCTTGGGGTCACGTTATTCCAACGAATCGGAAATCGCGTCCGACTCCTTCCCAGCGGGGAGCGCTACGCGAAACAAGTTCGTGAAGTACTCGATCGATTAGATCGGGACAGCTTGTATCTGATGGGGCAGCCCCATGATGGCGCCAACTTGGATATTGCCACCATCCCGACGTTTGCGATGAGGTGGCTTATTCCCCGTCTGTCACGATTTCAGCAGAAACACCCAAACATCACTGTGCATCTTGCCGAGCGCATGGAACCCTTTGTCCTTGCCGGAAGCGGATTCGATGCGGCCATCCATTTCGAGCACCCAGCTTGGACGGGAATGCGGACGCACCGCCTGCTGAGTGAGGTATTAGTCCCGGTGTGCTGTCCTGATCTTCTAAAAGAAAGCCCTGGAGGGGCCACGCTGGATAGCATACCGCGTTTGCACCGACGGCAGAATCCCGATGCGTGGCAACGCTATGCCCAGGAGACAGGAATCCCGCTGAGCAATCCTGCAATTGGCGCGTGTTATGACCTTCATTCGATGTTGATCGAAGCTGCATTGGCTGGCCTTGGTGTAGCCCTGGTTCCGCGTCTCTACGTTGAAAATGAACTTGCACAAGGTCGGTTGGTCGCTCCTTGGCCAGAGGGAAAAACCATCTCCAAAACATTTTGCCTCATCCTCCCTGAGTCCATTGAGCTGAGCGGGGAACCTGTACAAGCGTTTGCACGATGGATTTTGGGTGAAGCTAATACTAGTTGA
- a CDS encoding pyridoxamine 5'-phosphate oxidase family protein — MFTENFWETLHKEGVAPIVTWSGAEPHLAATWNSYIHKTEDNRLLIPVMGMKTTQDNIAANNRVKMVIGSKEVMGKYGPGAGFLLEGTARVIREGKELAMMQERFNWANCILEITVSQVTQTV, encoded by the coding sequence ATGTTTACAGAGAATTTTTGGGAAACATTGCATAAGGAGGGGGTTGCCCCCATCGTTACCTGGAGTGGTGCCGAGCCGCACCTGGCCGCTACCTGGAACAGTTATATTCATAAGACCGAAGACAACAGGCTGCTTATCCCTGTGATGGGCATGAAGACGACCCAGGATAATATTGCGGCCAACAATCGTGTTAAGATGGTCATAGGCAGCAAGGAAGTGATGGGAAAATACGGCCCGGGTGCGGGCTTTCTGCTGGAAGGCACTGCCCGGGTAATTCGGGAAGGAAAAGAGCTTGCCATGATGCAGGAGCGCTTTAATTGGGCAAACTGCATTTTGGAAATTACTGTTTCTCAAGTAACGCAGACAGTTTGA
- a CDS encoding MFS transporter, which produces MSSGKVLLDDLPLSKFHLKITALTFGAHLVDGYILGLIGITMTRLPAHMGSNDPFWSGFIGSSALIGLFLGSLFFGRISDRLGRQKIFSVSFVVISLGSLFQFYVNTPLELALCRIFLGIGLGGDYSVGHALLAEFCPKKHRGPILGSFSVIWTMGYVAATFVGTALLSSSMLGDDAWRWVLASPCVPAILICLARIGTPESPRWLANQGRPEQAQAVLTKVFGPNVILGDEIVNHHQSTGYKVLFDRKYIKRTLFNCIFFVCIVMPYFAIYTFLPKILEQMNIAEGFVTGLLLNCMLIVGALIGIWCTIQFTRRGFLINSFIILTVGLLGLAILPVNQTVLMIIIFAAFTLTLSAVSNLVGVFPAESFPTEVRSSGIGLATAVSRFGSALSTFCLPVSMYHLGVSSTMILLAAVTLIGTIVSWLWAPETKELSLAKAVQVDTCIPPSVTRA; this is translated from the coding sequence ATGAGTTCAGGAAAAGTTCTTCTTGATGATCTGCCGCTTTCAAAATTTCATTTAAAAATTACCGCGCTTACTTTTGGGGCGCACCTGGTAGATGGATACATTCTTGGCCTTATTGGAATTACCATGACCCGCCTCCCGGCACACATGGGCAGCAATGACCCGTTTTGGAGCGGTTTTATTGGCAGTTCTGCTTTGATAGGGCTTTTTCTCGGCAGCCTCTTTTTTGGCAGGATTTCCGACAGGCTGGGCAGGCAAAAAATATTTTCCGTCAGCTTTGTTGTTATTTCCCTGGGTTCCTTATTTCAATTTTATGTAAATACACCACTAGAGCTGGCGCTTTGTCGAATTTTCCTGGGTATCGGCCTTGGTGGAGATTACAGCGTTGGGCATGCCCTCCTGGCAGAATTCTGCCCCAAAAAACACCGCGGGCCGATTCTTGGTTCCTTCAGCGTTATCTGGACCATGGGCTATGTTGCAGCCACCTTTGTGGGTACGGCCCTGCTCTCATCCAGCATGCTGGGTGATGACGCATGGCGTTGGGTTCTGGCTTCTCCCTGCGTGCCTGCAATCCTTATCTGTCTGGCCCGAATTGGCACGCCGGAATCTCCGCGCTGGCTGGCAAACCAGGGCCGCCCGGAACAGGCCCAGGCCGTGCTTACCAAAGTTTTTGGCCCCAATGTTATTTTGGGTGATGAAATTGTTAACCACCATCAATCAACGGGTTATAAAGTTCTTTTTGACAGAAAGTACATCAAACGCACATTGTTCAACTGCATTTTCTTTGTGTGTATTGTGATGCCCTACTTTGCTATCTACACGTTCCTGCCGAAAATTTTGGAGCAGATGAACATTGCGGAGGGCTTTGTAACTGGCTTGCTGCTTAACTGCATGCTTATTGTCGGGGCGCTTATTGGCATTTGGTGCACAATACAATTCACCAGGCGCGGCTTTTTAATTAACTCTTTTATAATTCTGACCGTTGGCCTGCTCGGTCTTGCCATCTTGCCCGTCAACCAGACGGTTCTGATGATAATCATTTTCGCGGCCTTCACTCTTACCCTTTCAGCCGTAAGCAACCTGGTTGGCGTTTTTCCGGCGGAAAGCTTCCCCACTGAAGTTCGCTCCAGCGGCATTGGCCTTGCCACAGCCGTAAGCCGTTTTGGCTCGGCACTTTCAACCTTCTGCCTCCCTGTGAGTATGTATCATCTGGGAGTTTCATCGACCATGATTCTTCTTGCCGCGGTGACCCTTATAGGAACAATAGTCTCATGGCTTTGGGCACCGGAAACAAAGGAACTTTCATTGGCTAAGGCAGTACAGGTTGATACATGCATTCCCCCCAGCGTTACCCGGGCATAG
- a CDS encoding malic enzyme-like NAD(P)-binding protein, giving the protein MKKTSSQDALLYHARPRPGKLEVLPSKSCSTPNDLALAYSPGVAEACRAIYADASLSGTYTNKANLVGVITNGTAVLGLGNIGPSASKPVMEGKGVLFKAFADIDVFDLELDTTDADAFIQSVTLLEPTFGGINLEDIKAPECFYIEEQLKARMKIPVFHDDQHGTAVISGAALINAADIAGKKLADMKVVIVGAGAAGIACAKLYTALGVTVENLFMFDSKGLIHKQRSDLNRYKTEFAQEKNAGSLEEVLKGADMFLGLSSKDLLTPEMVKNMHPNTPVVLACANPDPEISYELAKEARPDCIMGTGRSDYPNQVNNVSGFPFIFRGALDTAATQINEEMKMAAVFALAALAKEPVPAELKNLYGNESFQYGLDYVIPKPLDPRLLAVVAPAVARAAMDSGVARNPISDMRAYAASLQERICAAHERIGSVVSSYTK; this is encoded by the coding sequence ATGAAAAAGACTTCTTCTCAGGATGCACTTCTCTACCACGCAAGGCCGAGGCCGGGTAAGCTTGAAGTATTACCCTCAAAAAGCTGTTCAACTCCGAATGACCTGGCCCTTGCCTATTCCCCCGGCGTTGCAGAAGCCTGTCGAGCTATTTATGCGGATGCTTCCCTTAGTGGAACCTACACCAACAAAGCCAATTTGGTTGGCGTTATTACCAACGGCACGGCGGTTCTTGGGCTGGGCAATATTGGCCCCAGTGCAAGCAAGCCCGTAATGGAAGGCAAAGGAGTGCTCTTTAAAGCCTTTGCAGACATTGATGTTTTTGACCTGGAGCTTGATACCACAGATGCAGATGCATTTATTCAATCCGTCACTCTGCTGGAGCCCACCTTCGGCGGCATTAACCTTGAAGATATAAAGGCTCCGGAATGCTTTTATATTGAGGAACAGCTCAAGGCCAGAATGAAAATACCGGTTTTTCATGATGACCAACACGGTACAGCGGTTATTTCGGGTGCAGCCCTTATTAATGCTGCTGATATTGCCGGAAAGAAGCTGGCGGATATGAAGGTGGTTATTGTGGGGGCAGGGGCTGCAGGTATTGCTTGTGCAAAGCTCTACACAGCCCTTGGCGTAACGGTTGAGAACCTTTTTATGTTTGATTCCAAAGGTCTCATCCACAAACAACGTAGCGATTTGAATCGCTACAAGACCGAATTCGCACAGGAAAAGAATGCTGGCAGCCTGGAGGAAGTATTAAAAGGCGCAGATATGTTTCTGGGGCTTTCTTCAAAAGACCTGCTTACTCCGGAAATGGTCAAAAACATGCACCCCAACACTCCGGTTGTGTTGGCCTGTGCCAATCCGGATCCTGAAATCAGCTACGAACTTGCCAAAGAAGCCCGGCCGGACTGCATCATGGGAACGGGCCGCTCAGATTATCCCAATCAGGTGAACAACGTTTCCGGCTTTCCCTTCATTTTTCGTGGCGCGCTCGACACCGCAGCAACCCAGATTAACGAAGAAATGAAAATGGCCGCAGTTTTCGCCCTGGCTGCCCTGGCAAAAGAGCCAGTGCCAGCAGAGCTCAAGAACCTCTACGGCAATGAATCCTTTCAGTATGGGTTGGACTACGTAATCCCCAAACCTCTTGACCCACGCTTGCTGGCGGTTGTCGCCCCAGCGGTTGCCAGAGCAGCGATGGATTCTGGGGTTGCACGCAATCCGATTTCTGACATGAGGGCGTACGCGGCCTCACTTCAAGAAAGGATTTGTGCGGCCCATGAACGTATTGGCAGCGTTGTGTCTTCTTATACGAAGTAA
- a CDS encoding LysR family transcriptional regulator → MFPNTKLLQAFEAIARHGSVTVAARELCITQSALSRQLKSLEILLDVKFFVRQKNRLCLTEAGRELHQVLHKKLSEINDCIEHLQAGPRYRVTVKTPPSFATRWLAPRLVTFYEQTKCAVSLYTDGSSPATSGSTAFGGYDCEVFFGHSGMAALNGKLLFEELIQPVCAPVLLDKIRKEGINSVPILHTLSGITPLPYWEYWMQRSPDSSYVPSLTALNSGMEFSTQEQAMNAAIEGLGVVMLDTNLGSLALKKKLLITLGEPVTTPFKYWFEETSPGQSEMAKAFCEWISKEALLCYM, encoded by the coding sequence ATGTTTCCGAATACAAAGCTTTTACAGGCCTTTGAAGCCATCGCAAGGCATGGCAGCGTAACAGTTGCTGCCAGGGAGCTTTGCATCACCCAAAGCGCATTAAGCCGCCAGCTTAAGTCTCTTGAAATCCTGTTGGATGTAAAATTTTTTGTCAGGCAGAAAAACAGATTATGCCTGACAGAAGCAGGGCGAGAGCTCCATCAGGTTTTACACAAAAAACTGTCCGAAATTAACGACTGTATTGAGCATCTGCAAGCCGGACCGCGATACAGAGTTACGGTAAAGACCCCTCCTTCATTTGCAACACGCTGGCTGGCCCCGCGCCTGGTCACCTTTTATGAGCAGACAAAATGCGCTGTCTCACTCTACACGGACGGCTCATCCCCTGCGACTTCTGGCTCCACGGCTTTTGGGGGGTACGACTGTGAAGTCTTCTTTGGTCACAGTGGCATGGCTGCACTTAACGGCAAGCTGCTTTTTGAAGAACTTATCCAGCCAGTCTGCGCGCCGGTTTTGCTGGATAAAATCCGCAAAGAAGGCATAAACAGCGTCCCGATTCTTCATACCCTTTCTGGCATAACTCCGCTGCCTTACTGGGAATACTGGATGCAAAGATCCCCAGACAGTTCGTATGTGCCAAGCCTTACAGCCTTGAATAGTGGAATGGAGTTCAGCACGCAGGAGCAGGCTATGAACGCAGCCATTGAAGGGCTGGGCGTGGTTATGCTCGATACCAACCTAGGTTCACTGGCGCTCAAAAAGAAGCTTCTTATTACGCTGGGCGAGCCAGTGACCACTCCCTTTAAATACTGGTTTGAAGAAACTTCTCCGGGGCAGTCCGAGATGGCCAAAGCCTTTTGCGAGTGGATTTCAAAAGAAGCACTGCTTTGTTATATGTAG
- a CDS encoding aldehyde dehydrogenase family protein codes for MQVSPALFERVSKWLKQEKKSYFNGQWVSGEGEAITLYNPATEEKICEYAALSQKQLECAIDSAEDEFKKQTWGKLPARERARLLRQLGEVVRENTEELALIETLQNGKTFLESLNDDLPDSADVFDYYAGWTDKFYGELGPVGYGSLNYIVREPLGVCGLIVPWNFPLLMTMWKLAPAITANNTVLIKPSSYTPLSFIRFMELMVERVKLPAGLINMVLGQGRAVGDALTTSKKVNKISFTGSTVVGKKIMENSGKNHLRSLSLELGGKSPCIFFEDTPNLDEAINRSFHVMFSQKGEKCTEPTRFLIHESIYKEVSEKLVAKAKAYRLGDPLKPETQQGAQCHRAHFESIVGYLEEAERIGLNKLCGGMPEKKGEIAKGLYVLPTIYGDVDPNCRLAQEEIFGPLLCLFPFKTDEQAIEIANNSEYGLAAGFYTANLARAHTVARELQAGQIFINKYGQYDFSAPFGGVKQSGLGREMGIHSMEAFTQVKSILTSF; via the coding sequence ATGCAGGTTTCACCAGCTCTATTCGAGCGTGTATCAAAATGGCTTAAACAGGAAAAGAAAAGTTACTTTAACGGTCAATGGGTTTCTGGTGAAGGGGAAGCAATAACCCTCTATAACCCTGCCACTGAAGAAAAAATCTGTGAATACGCTGCGCTTAGCCAGAAGCAGCTCGAGTGCGCCATTGACAGCGCTGAGGACGAATTTAAAAAGCAAACCTGGGGCAAGCTTCCCGCGCGTGAGCGCGCCCGTCTTTTGCGCCAACTGGGCGAGGTTGTTCGTGAAAATACCGAAGAACTCGCGCTGATCGAAACCTTGCAAAACGGCAAAACATTCCTGGAGTCTCTTAATGACGACTTGCCGGATTCTGCCGATGTTTTCGACTATTACGCGGGATGGACAGATAAATTTTACGGCGAGCTTGGCCCGGTGGGGTATGGCTCGTTAAACTACATAGTGCGCGAGCCGCTTGGCGTTTGCGGGCTGATTGTTCCTTGGAACTTCCCCCTGCTTATGACCATGTGGAAACTCGCCCCGGCCATTACTGCCAACAACACCGTTCTTATAAAGCCAAGCAGTTATACCCCGCTGAGCTTTATCCGCTTTATGGAACTGATGGTTGAAAGGGTAAAACTTCCTGCCGGCCTTATTAACATGGTTTTGGGCCAGGGCCGTGCCGTTGGTGATGCGCTGACTACTTCCAAAAAGGTCAACAAGATTTCCTTTACCGGCAGTACCGTGGTCGGCAAAAAAATCATGGAAAATTCCGGGAAGAATCACCTGCGCTCTCTTTCTCTTGAGCTTGGCGGAAAATCTCCTTGCATCTTCTTTGAAGACACCCCGAACCTTGATGAAGCCATCAACCGTTCTTTCCATGTAATGTTTTCACAAAAAGGTGAAAAGTGCACGGAACCGACCCGGTTCTTGATTCATGAGTCCATCTACAAGGAAGTTTCAGAAAAGCTCGTTGCCAAGGCCAAGGCTTACCGCCTGGGTGATCCGCTCAAGCCTGAAACCCAGCAGGGCGCCCAATGCCACCGCGCCCATTTTGAATCTATTGTCGGCTACCTTGAAGAGGCCGAGCGCATTGGCCTGAACAAGCTTTGTGGTGGAATGCCTGAGAAAAAAGGTGAAATCGCCAAAGGGCTTTATGTTCTGCCAACCATTTATGGCGATGTTGACCCGAACTGCAGGCTGGCCCAGGAAGAAATCTTTGGCCCGCTGCTTTGCCTCTTCCCCTTCAAGACTGACGAACAGGCAATTGAAATTGCCAATAACTCCGAATACGGCCTGGCAGCAGGGTTTTATACCGCCAACCTTGCCCGCGCCCACACGGTGGCAAGAGAACTGCAGGCCGGGCAAATCTTTATCAATAAATACGGGCAGTATGACTTTTCAGCTCCCTTTGGCGGCGTGAAACAAAGCGGTTTGGGCCGTGAAATGGGTATTCATTCCATGGAAGCCTTCACGCAGGTGAAAAGTATTTTGACTTCATTCTAG
- a CDS encoding aldo/keto reductase translates to MKYTKLGRSGLNVSRLCLGTMNMGSKQWKPWIYDEKESELIVRYAFEKGVNFIDLADFYSTGANEEVCGNILRRMTARDEVVVATKVGYPIGGGVNNGGHSRVHLENALNGSLKRLKMDYVDIYMLHYYDTSTPVEEFWETMDSFVRSGKVRYLACSTMMSWQFAKIYYTAEKNGWHKPVNMQLQLSAAYREEEREMIPFCQDAGVGVSAFSPLARGILSCDFSSNRNTTDFFTHEMFGDGISKEIALSVNRVAKRHGVPPAQIAQAWVLQHSGIDVMLVGADKTEQFDSALNALDMPLLSDEDLYEISRNYTPRDHINDYNAECRIPREVRPAKTPYV, encoded by the coding sequence ATGAAGTATACCAAACTTGGCAGATCAGGATTAAATGTTTCAAGATTGTGCCTTGGCACCATGAACATGGGCAGTAAACAATGGAAGCCATGGATTTATGATGAAAAGGAAAGTGAACTGATTGTCAGGTATGCCTTTGAAAAAGGTGTAAACTTTATTGACCTTGCTGACTTTTACTCAACAGGGGCCAATGAAGAAGTTTGCGGCAACATTTTGCGTCGCATGACGGCGCGCGATGAAGTGGTTGTAGCCACCAAGGTTGGATACCCCATTGGCGGCGGAGTGAATAACGGCGGGCACTCTCGTGTTCACCTTGAAAATGCCCTTAACGGCAGCCTTAAGCGCCTTAAAATGGACTATGTTGATATATACATGCTCCATTATTATGACACCAGCACACCTGTTGAAGAATTCTGGGAAACAATGGACAGCTTCGTGCGTAGCGGCAAGGTGCGCTATCTGGCCTGCTCCACCATGATGTCCTGGCAGTTTGCAAAGATCTATTACACAGCTGAAAAAAACGGTTGGCACAAACCTGTCAACATGCAGTTACAACTGAGCGCCGCATACCGTGAAGAAGAACGGGAAATGATCCCGTTCTGCCAGGATGCTGGGGTCGGCGTTTCTGCTTTCAGCCCGCTTGCCCGGGGCATTCTCTCCTGCGACTTTTCCTCCAATCGCAACACAACGGATTTTTTCACCCACGAAATGTTTGGCGATGGCATCTCCAAGGAAATTGCCCTGTCAGTAAACCGTGTTGCCAAACGTCACGGGGTACCGCCAGCCCAGATTGCACAGGCATGGGTACTGCAACATTCCGGCATTGATGTAATGCTTGTTGGCGCAGACAAAACCGAACAGTTTGATTCGGCTTTGAACGCATTGGATATGCCCTTGCTGAGCGATGAAGACCTTTACGAAATCAGTCGCAACTACACACCCCGTGACCACATTAATGACTACAACGCTGAGTGCCGCATCCCGCGTGAAGTACGCCCGGCAAAAACGCCTTACGTATAA